Proteins found in one Quercus robur chromosome 2, dhQueRobu3.1, whole genome shotgun sequence genomic segment:
- the LOC126703935 gene encoding uncharacterized protein LOC126703935 → MVKRASRKWRMCVDFTDLNRACPKDSYPLLRVDVVVDSTAQHQLLSFMDAFSGYNQIQIHKDDQEKTSRDVSEAYEQDVRVANREKRPRTFNTLRSYNMKLNPGKCAFGVTTGKFLGFMVSQKGIEANPDKIRAIMEMAPPRNVKEVQNLNGKIAALNRFVLRATDKCLPFFRTLKKSFEWTADCQQAFEELKAYLSSPPLLSPSQLGEELFLYLAVSPAAVSTALIREEERVQKPVYYASQELRGAEERYPPMEKLAFALVMAARKLKPYFQTHTMIILTDKPLRQAMSNPEAAGRLALWAIELSEFDIQYRPRTAIKGQIVSDFIVEFTSDEGKGAKEFPQWSIHTDGSSNRQARGVGVVLLSPEGDMVECMVRLDFPTTNNEAEYKALMAGFDLVKAAGVVSVIIYCNSQVITNQVNGDYECKNERMKRYLDQEIGFESNWTTPLVSYLKNGVLLDRKEAARKLKVQAARFVLIKDILTTARTPTGETPFRQTFGSEAVIPAEVRLTSYKVHNYDDSKNDEAMHLQLDLVDEVRVAAEQRLARYQDRMAKHYNSQVRRRDFQVGDLVLRRVMGTAKDPTQGKLDPNWEGPYRITLWQRKGTYHLETLDGQKLPHPWNTKHLQKYYQ, encoded by the exons ATGGTTAAGAGAGCTAGTAGGAAGTGGAGGATGTGCGTGGATTTCACTGACCTGAATAGAGCCTGCCCCAAAGACAGCTATCCTCTCCTGCGGGTCGACGTTGTAGTGGACTCTACGGCTCAGCATCAACTGTTAAGCTttatggacgctttctcaggtTACAACCAAATCCAAATACACAAAgatgatcaggagaagacttc ACGCGATGTATCAGAGGCttatgaacaagatgttcgtgTAGCAAATCGGGAGAAACGTCCAAGAACATTCAACACccttcgatcctacaacatgaagctcaatccgggaaagtgcgcCTTCGGAGTGACGAcgggaaaattcctaggatttaTGGTGTCTCAAAAGGGCATCGAGGCCAACCCGGACAAGATTcgggccataatggagatggcgcccccaagaaatgtgaaggaggtaCAAAACCTCAACGGCAAAATAGCAGCATTAAATAGATTCGTCTTAAGAGCAACAGACAAGTGTTTACCCTTTTTTCGCACATTGAAGAAATCTTTCGAGTGGACTGCCGACTGTCAGCAagcattcgaggagttaaaagCTTATCTATCTTCCCCACCGCTGCTAAGTCCCTCGCAGCTAGGtgaagagctttttctctacCTGGCTGTCTCCCCTGCTGCTGTCAGTACCGCCTTGATCAGAGAAGAGGAAAGAGTGCAGAAGCCCGTATACTACGCCAGCCAGGAGCTTcgcggtgccgaagaaagatacccacCCATGGAAAAACTCGCTTTCGCATTAGTTATGGCAGCCCGCAAGCTTAAACCATACTTTCAAACCCACACGATGATCATCCTGACTGACAAGCCCTTAAGGCAGGCGAtgagtaatcctgaagccgcTGGTCGATTGGCACTATGGGCCATAGagttgagtgagtttgacatccaGTATCGACCACGAACCGCTATCAAGGGACAGATCGTCTCGGATTTTATAGTAGAATTTACCAGCGACGAGGGCAAGGGGGCAAAAGAATTTCCTCAGTGGAGCATACATACAGACGGGTCATCCAACAGACAGGCTAGGGGGGTTGGCGTCGTACTACTATCACCCGAGGGGGACATGGTTGagtgtatggtccgtctcgacttccccactaccaacaatgaagcggaATACAAAGCACTAATGGCGGGTTTCGATCTTGTCAAAGCAGCAGGGGTCGTAAGTGTAATCATTTATTGCAACTCTCAGGTCATTACTAATCAAGTGAATGGAGACTATGAGTGCAAGAACGAGAGGATGAAGAGGTATCTGGATCaa GAGATTGGCTTTGAGAGTAACTGGACCACACCGTTGGTTTCATACTTAAAGAATGGCGTCTTGCTAGACAGGAAGGAAGCCGCAAGAAAGCTGAAGGTCCAGGCAGCAAgattcgtcttgataaaagataTCCT gacgacggcgAGGACgcccacaggagagacaccattCCGACAAACGTTCGGGAGCGAAGCAGTCATACCAGCCGAAGTCAGACTCACAAGCTACAAGGTGCATAACTACGATGACAGCAAAAATGACGAGGCCATGCATCTACAACTTGACCTAGTAGATGAAGTCAGGGTGGCGGCAGAACAAAGGCTAGCACGATACCAGGACCGCATGGCTAAGCACTACAACTCACAAGTCCGACgcagagacttccaagttggagatctCGTTCTAAGGAGAGTCATGGGCACTGCTAAAGACCCCACCCAAGGGAAGCTCgaccccaattgggaaggaccttaccggATCACGTTATGGCAGAGGAAAGGCACTTACCATCTGGAGACGTTAGACGGACAGAAGCTGCCGCATCCATGGAACACCAAGCACTTGCAGAAGTATTACCAATAG